Proteins encoded within one genomic window of Hermetia illucens chromosome 2, iHerIll2.2.curated.20191125, whole genome shotgun sequence:
- the LOC119648868 gene encoding vitelline membrane protein Vm26Ab-like, whose amino-acid sequence MFKLFALVVLALVSFVAAKPYGVAVSYTAPAAAAYVAAPAAYSAYTAPLAYSAPYSAAYVSPYAASYTAPLVL is encoded by the exons ATGTTCAAATTG TTCGCTCTCGTTGTTTTGGCTCTCGTCAGCTTCGTTGCTGCTAAGCCCTATGGAGTCGCAGTCTCCTACACTGCTCCGGCAGCCGCAGCCTATGTAGCAGCACCAGCAGCTTACTCAGCATATACTGCACCACTTGCCTACTCAGCTCCTTACTCGGCAGCATATGTTAGTCCTTATGCTGCTTCCTACACCGCTCCGCTTGTATTGTAA